A single window of Rhizobium indicum DNA harbors:
- a CDS encoding ABC transporter permease, giving the protein MFQNRAEALALALPAAIFATVVFLLPVAILLSEGFRAGSAWSLSAYADFFSGTLNRTVFLRTFRLGLEVTAVSAVIGYAAAFAIVNLPAKGKGRMIGLVTLPLMISPVARTYAWIVILGRTGIVNQAITGLGLSAEPLRLLFTETAVFIGLLQLFLPLMILSLISALENMPKDAIPAARVLGANWFQVFWKVILPLTREGLVVGGTLVFTGSLTAYITPAVLGGSKVLMLETLMYQQVSVANDFVSASVIAFILIVMSFAANILLKRLATARNRR; this is encoded by the coding sequence ATGTTCCAGAACCGCGCAGAAGCCCTGGCGCTTGCCTTGCCGGCAGCCATCTTTGCGACCGTGGTCTTTCTGTTGCCCGTTGCGATCCTCTTGTCGGAGGGCTTCCGCGCCGGCAGCGCCTGGAGCCTGTCGGCCTATGCCGATTTCTTCTCCGGGACGTTGAACCGCACCGTTTTCCTGCGCACGTTCCGGCTCGGCCTCGAAGTCACCGCCGTTTCCGCGGTCATCGGTTATGCCGCAGCCTTTGCCATCGTCAACCTGCCGGCGAAGGGCAAAGGCCGGATGATCGGCCTCGTGACCCTGCCGCTGATGATCTCTCCGGTGGCGCGCACCTATGCCTGGATCGTCATTCTCGGCCGCACCGGCATCGTCAACCAGGCGATAACAGGCCTGGGTCTCAGCGCCGAGCCGCTGCGGCTGCTGTTCACCGAGACCGCCGTCTTCATCGGCCTCCTGCAGCTCTTCCTGCCGCTGATGATCCTGTCGCTGATCAGCGCGCTCGAAAACATGCCGAAGGATGCGATTCCGGCTGCTCGTGTGCTCGGCGCCAACTGGTTCCAGGTCTTCTGGAAAGTCATCCTGCCGCTCACCAGGGAAGGCCTCGTCGTCGGCGGCACGCTTGTCTTCACCGGATCGCTGACCGCCTATATCACCCCCGCCGTGCTTGGCGGCTCCAAGGTGCTGATGCTGGAAACGCTGATGTACCAGCAGGTTTCCGTCGCCAATGATTTCGTTTCGGCAAGCGTCATCGCCTTCATCCTGATCGTCATGAGCTTTGCCGCCAACATCCTGCTGAAACGCCTTGCGACGGCGAGGAACCGCCGATGA
- a CDS encoding efflux transporter outer membrane subunit, producing MVSLRFATPALLLLLSGCVVGPDHVPPEMPLPAKFGEGGTKSDGDVTTVAWWSAFRDRKLDGLVQSGLDQNLSVQQAIERINAASANVTVAGAGALPNLTVGASHTVSGQRGELRTQFDTRNTSGGEAQLTWLLDIFGLYKRNTESALASLDSAYASADVAKLTLVQDLVSSYIDVRYYQQRLALSKANLKSRQETYELTKFQLEAGAASRLDVVQAEGLVQSTLAEIPGLETNIRISAHHIATLLGLPAATLVDDLLKGYGQPVFRGGIASGIPADLIRNRPDIRVAERDLAAATALIGVAQAQLYPSISLSGSISPAYINQRGIHGGLTPWSFGPTLNLPIFDGGTLRAGVKTAQSNAAAAYLNWKSTVLTAIEQVENALSAVRRDARTVSALQAQVKTTQETLELSTASYKDGASSLLDVLDAQRQVSLAQASLAAAVQQMAKDYVSLNIAIGGGFAPGGKTTAPAAKVVAVKG from the coding sequence ATGGTATCTCTTCGTTTTGCCACACCGGCATTATTGTTATTGTTGTCGGGCTGCGTTGTGGGCCCGGATCATGTTCCTCCTGAGATGCCGCTGCCCGCCAAATTCGGAGAGGGTGGAACCAAGAGTGATGGCGATGTTACCACCGTGGCCTGGTGGAGCGCCTTCAGAGACCGCAAGCTGGACGGCCTCGTCCAGTCCGGCCTCGACCAGAACCTGTCAGTCCAGCAGGCGATCGAACGCATCAATGCGGCTTCCGCCAACGTCACCGTCGCAGGAGCCGGCGCCCTGCCCAACCTGACCGTCGGCGCCTCGCACACGGTCAGCGGCCAGAGGGGCGAGCTGCGCACGCAGTTCGACACGCGCAACACCAGCGGCGGCGAAGCACAGCTGACCTGGCTGCTCGATATTTTCGGCCTCTACAAGCGCAACACCGAGAGCGCTCTCGCTTCGCTCGATTCTGCTTACGCATCGGCAGACGTTGCCAAGCTGACCCTCGTGCAGGACCTCGTCTCCAGCTATATCGACGTTCGTTATTATCAGCAGCGCCTGGCGCTTTCGAAGGCCAACCTGAAGTCCCGTCAGGAAACCTACGAACTGACCAAGTTCCAGCTGGAAGCCGGCGCCGCCTCGCGTCTCGACGTCGTTCAGGCCGAAGGCCTGGTGCAGTCGACGCTCGCCGAAATTCCCGGCCTCGAAACCAACATCCGCATTTCGGCCCATCACATCGCCACGCTGCTCGGCCTGCCGGCCGCAACCCTTGTCGATGATCTGCTGAAGGGCTATGGCCAGCCGGTATTCCGCGGCGGCATCGCCTCCGGCATCCCGGCCGACCTGATCCGCAACCGTCCCGACATCCGTGTGGCGGAACGCGACCTCGCAGCTGCAACGGCACTGATCGGCGTCGCCCAGGCGCAGCTCTATCCGAGCATCTCGCTCAGCGGCTCGATCTCGCCGGCCTACATCAACCAGCGTGGCATCCACGGCGGCCTGACGCCCTGGTCCTTCGGCCCCACCCTCAACCTGCCGATCTTCGATGGCGGTACCCTGCGCGCCGGCGTCAAGACGGCGCAGTCCAATGCCGCAGCGGCCTATCTCAACTGGAAGTCGACGGTACTGACCGCGATCGAACAGGTCGAGAATGCACTTTCGGCCGTCCGCCGTGACGCCCGCACGGTCTCGGCACTTCAGGCTCAAGTGAAGACGACACAGGAAACGCTCGAACTTTCGACCGCATCCTACAAGGACGGTGCCTCTTCGCTGCTCGACGTTCTCGACGCCCAGCGCCAGGTTTCGCTCGCCCAGGCAAGCCTTGCCGCAGCCGTCCAGCAGATGGCCAAGGACTACGTGTCGCTGAATATCGCAATCGGCGGCGGTTTCGCCCCCGGCGGCAAGACCACCGCACCGGCGGCGAAGGTTGTGGCTGTCAAGGGCTGA
- a CDS encoding metal ABC transporter substrate-binding protein: MLYGERRSVLAGMIGVAFAAVLVAFPAAAQQTTNSKFKVVTTFTVIADMAKNVAGDAAIVESITKPGAEIHNYAPTPGDIQRAQGAQLILWNGLNLERWFEKFFQNLHDVPGAVVSDGIEPMGISEGPYEGKPNPHAWMSPKNALIYVDNIRDAFAKYDPANAETYKANAEAYKQKIEATITPIRATLEKIPEDKRWLVSSEGAFSYLARDFGLKELYLWPINADQQGTPQQVRKVIDAVEEHQIPTVFSESTVSDKPARQVARETGAHYGGVLYVDSLSEADGPVPTYIDLLRVTSDTVAKGLADGLSQ; the protein is encoded by the coding sequence ATGCTCTATGGGGAAAGACGGTCGGTTTTGGCCGGAATGATAGGGGTGGCATTCGCAGCCGTGCTGGTTGCCTTTCCCGCCGCTGCCCAACAGACAACCAATTCGAAGTTCAAGGTGGTGACGACCTTCACGGTGATTGCCGACATGGCAAAAAACGTGGCCGGTGATGCCGCGATCGTGGAATCGATCACCAAGCCGGGCGCAGAGATCCACAACTATGCGCCGACGCCGGGTGACATACAGCGAGCACAAGGTGCACAGCTCATTCTCTGGAACGGCCTCAATCTGGAGCGCTGGTTCGAAAAGTTCTTCCAGAACCTGCACGACGTCCCCGGTGCGGTCGTCTCCGATGGCATCGAACCGATGGGCATCTCGGAAGGCCCTTACGAAGGCAAGCCCAATCCCCACGCCTGGATGTCGCCGAAGAACGCCCTGATCTACGTCGACAATATCCGGGATGCTTTCGCAAAGTATGATCCGGCGAATGCGGAGACCTACAAGGCTAACGCCGAGGCCTACAAGCAGAAGATCGAAGCGACGATCACTCCGATCCGCGCCACCCTCGAAAAAATTCCCGAGGACAAGCGCTGGCTGGTTTCAAGCGAGGGCGCCTTTTCCTATCTCGCACGCGATTTCGGGCTGAAGGAACTCTATCTCTGGCCAATCAACGCCGACCAGCAGGGCACGCCCCAGCAGGTCCGCAAGGTGATCGATGCGGTCGAGGAACACCAGATTCCAACCGTCTTCAGCGAAAGCACTGTTTCCGATAAACCGGCCCGGCAGGTGGCGCGCGAAACCGGTGCGCATTATGGCGGCGTGCTTTATGTCGACTCGCTGAGCGAAGCCGACGGCCCGGTGCCAACCTATATCGATCTTCTGCGCGTGACCTCCGATACGGTCGCGAAGGGTCTTGCCGATGGGTTGTCGCAATGA
- a CDS encoding LacI family DNA-binding transcriptional regulator has protein sequence MPASRPGPNLSRIATSLGVSVATVSNALSGKGRVSGQLVERIREHAAELGYVPSQAGRALRTGRSGVLGLVLPDIANPLFPKIAQAIEFAASAAGYGVLIADSRGDVAAQTEAINRLVERGVDGMVVIPRRATRISSAACPVAVIDTPSTPGNTVAADHWQGGHEIAGHLAGLGHRHILIIGNNQESNVQNDRAGGIRSGMRRGMHSETLWIDRLEKENGSGCPLGLAEKVRQGFTAFAALSDLQALRALTELQQAGINIPTDVSVTGFDDLIWSSVVTPSLTTVRMDMDRIAEIAVSALVDTIRTSSIREGVLVTAEIERVAMQLIVRQSSGPANPAPKTSEMENM, from the coding sequence ATGCCAGCATCGCGCCCGGGACCGAACCTCAGCAGAATAGCGACGTCGCTCGGCGTCTCCGTCGCCACGGTCTCCAATGCGCTTTCCGGCAAGGGCCGGGTTTCCGGCCAACTGGTCGAAAGAATCCGTGAGCATGCAGCCGAGCTCGGTTACGTCCCGAGCCAGGCGGGGCGGGCGCTGCGGACCGGCCGCAGCGGCGTTCTCGGTCTGGTGCTGCCCGATATCGCCAATCCGCTGTTCCCGAAGATCGCGCAGGCGATCGAATTCGCTGCCTCCGCCGCAGGTTACGGCGTGCTGATCGCCGATTCTCGCGGTGATGTCGCCGCCCAGACCGAGGCGATCAACCGGCTGGTCGAGCGCGGCGTCGACGGCATGGTCGTCATTCCCCGCCGCGCCACCCGCATCTCGTCCGCCGCCTGTCCGGTCGCCGTCATCGACACTCCCTCGACGCCCGGCAACACCGTTGCCGCCGACCATTGGCAGGGCGGCCATGAAATCGCCGGCCATCTCGCAGGCCTCGGCCATCGCCACATCCTCATCATCGGCAACAATCAGGAATCCAACGTCCAGAACGACCGTGCCGGCGGCATCCGCTCCGGCATGCGCCGCGGCATGCATTCGGAAACGCTGTGGATCGACAGGCTGGAGAAGGAGAACGGCAGCGGCTGCCCGCTCGGCCTCGCCGAAAAAGTCAGGCAGGGTTTCACCGCCTTCGCGGCCCTGTCCGACCTGCAGGCGCTGCGGGCGCTGACGGAGTTGCAGCAGGCGGGCATCAACATTCCCACTGACGTCAGCGTCACCGGCTTCGACGACCTCATCTGGTCATCTGTTGTCACGCCGTCGCTGACGACGGTCCGGATGGACATGGATAGGATTGCCGAGATTGCCGTGTCGGCGCTGGTGGATACCATAAGAACAAGCAGCATCCGCGAGGGCGTACTCGTTACCGCGGAGATCGAACGCGTCGCCATGCAGCTGATCGTCCGCCAATCATCTGGGCCTGCGAACCCGGCACCAAAAACCTCAGAGATGGAGAACATGTAA
- a CDS encoding ABC transporter permease yields the protein MTLRLFSPLVLFLLLVFLIGPFLIIIAASLSSGDTLAFPPQGLSLRWVMKVFTIESFRDSFAMSMFLAVFGTLAALLLGIPAAYALSRYKLPAAETVRTIVSLPIIVPGIIVGLALLRYLVVPFGFNITLALFFAHTALVLPYAVRVVSASLDNLRSDIEEAAVLLGSSRLGAFFRVVMPNIRGGILAAFILGFVTSFNQVPVSLFLSGPGVRTLPIDMLGYMETTYDPSIAALSALLAFLSIGIVFLAERFLGFSRYV from the coding sequence ATGACGCTGCGCCTGTTTTCGCCCCTCGTGCTTTTCCTGCTGCTGGTCTTCCTGATCGGCCCGTTCCTGATCATCATCGCCGCTTCGCTATCATCAGGAGATACGCTGGCCTTCCCGCCGCAGGGCCTGTCGCTGCGTTGGGTGATGAAGGTGTTCACCATCGAGAGTTTCCGCGACAGCTTCGCCATGTCGATGTTCCTCGCTGTCTTCGGAACGCTCGCAGCCCTCCTCCTCGGCATCCCGGCCGCCTACGCCCTCTCCCGCTACAAGCTGCCCGCGGCCGAGACCGTCCGCACCATCGTGTCGCTGCCGATCATCGTGCCCGGCATCATCGTCGGCCTGGCGCTGCTGCGTTATCTCGTCGTGCCCTTCGGCTTCAACATCACGCTCGCGCTCTTCTTCGCCCATACGGCGCTGGTGCTGCCCTATGCCGTGCGTGTCGTCTCGGCGAGCCTCGACAATCTGCGCTCGGACATTGAGGAGGCTGCCGTCCTACTCGGTTCCTCGCGGCTCGGCGCCTTCTTCCGCGTGGTGATGCCGAATATCCGCGGCGGCATCCTTGCCGCCTTCATCCTCGGCTTCGTCACCAGCTTCAATCAGGTGCCCGTCTCGCTCTTCCTGTCCGGTCCCGGCGTCCGCACGCTGCCGATCGACATGCTGGGTTACATGGAAACCACCTACGATCCTTCCATCGCGGCGCTCTCCGCCCTTCTCGCCTTTCTCTCGATCGGCATCGTCTTTCTCGCCGAACGCTTCCTGGGATTCTCGCGCTATGTCTGA
- a CDS encoding ABC transporter ATP-binding protein, with protein MSDAYLQLDKLTLAYGDTVAVQDLDLAIGKGELVALLGPSGCGKTTTMRAIAGLLTPTAGRIRLDGADITRVSANKRAVGLVFQSYALFPHLTVYENVAFGLRLKRISGADLDARVGAGLKSVGLSAFSGRKPAELSGGQQQRVALARSMVMEPKVLLLDEPLSNLDARLRLEMRAELQRVQKETGVTMIFVTHDQVEALALADRIVVMLNGGIEQIGTPEEIYNNPASAFVADFVGFENVFALKDGKLVTPNGPVGLSGPAPEAAAGLAWRPRMVKLGSGAFQGTVCGTSFAGNTREYLLDTPLGPIKAEIDAGLPPHEIGSPLTFDLPVAGAASLKRFG; from the coding sequence ATGTCTGATGCCTATCTTCAACTCGACAAGCTGACCCTTGCCTATGGCGACACGGTCGCGGTGCAGGACCTCGACCTGGCGATCGGCAAAGGTGAGCTGGTGGCACTTCTCGGCCCCTCCGGCTGCGGCAAGACGACGACGATGCGCGCCATCGCCGGCCTGCTGACGCCCACCGCTGGCCGCATCCGCCTCGACGGCGCCGATATCACCCGCGTCTCTGCCAACAAACGCGCCGTTGGCCTCGTCTTCCAGTCCTATGCCCTCTTCCCGCATCTGACGGTCTATGAGAACGTCGCCTTCGGCCTGCGTCTCAAGCGTATCTCAGGTGCGGATCTCGACGCCCGCGTCGGCGCCGGCCTGAAATCGGTCGGCCTGTCGGCTTTTAGCGGCCGCAAGCCCGCCGAACTCTCCGGCGGCCAGCAGCAGCGGGTGGCGCTCGCCCGTTCGATGGTGATGGAGCCGAAGGTGCTGTTGCTCGACGAACCGCTCTCCAATCTCGATGCCCGCCTTCGCCTTGAAATGCGCGCCGAATTGCAACGCGTGCAGAAGGAGACCGGCGTCACCATGATCTTCGTCACCCACGACCAGGTGGAAGCCTTGGCACTCGCCGACCGCATCGTCGTGATGCTGAACGGTGGCATCGAACAGATCGGCACGCCGGAGGAGATCTACAACAATCCGGCCTCGGCCTTCGTCGCCGATTTCGTCGGCTTCGAGAATGTCTTCGCGCTGAAGGATGGAAAGCTTGTGACGCCGAATGGGCCGGTCGGACTTTCCGGCCCGGCGCCGGAAGCCGCAGCCGGCCTCGCCTGGCGTCCGCGCATGGTGAAGCTTGGCTCCGGTGCTTTCCAGGGCACCGTGTGCGGCACGTCTTTCGCCGGCAACACCCGCGAATACCTGCTCGACACTCCGCTCGGCCCGATCAAGGCCGAGATCGATGCAGGCCTGCCGCCGCACGAGATCGGCAGCCCGCTTACCTTCGATCTGCCGGTTGCCGGCGCGGCAAGCCTCAAACGGTTCGGGTGA
- a CDS encoding nucleoside hydrolase, which yields MGVWIDTDMGFDDIAAILVVGQSEFEIDGISLVFGNTPLPQVRINAAGAAGAFGWTFPIHTGRAMPVLGKLETAQAILGETGIPTIGRSLPQAAALAESDAFAALCRWLERKGQHRILALGPLTNIAAVALARPDLAARISELVWMGGGVTSGNHTASAEFNALADPEALSIVIAHGLPLRMVDLDLCRKVLARPEDAEPVRNAGGANAELIADMFSGYIRIGTSRGRPAMAIYDPSAAVAFVAPDIVSFRPARIDVELQGALTRGRTVVETRATHATFNAQFAADIDADMARVIILAALVNEARK from the coding sequence ATGGGCGTCTGGATCGACACGGACATGGGCTTCGACGACATCGCCGCCATTCTGGTGGTGGGACAGTCGGAATTCGAGATCGACGGAATATCACTGGTCTTCGGCAATACGCCGCTGCCGCAGGTGAGGATAAACGCCGCCGGCGCCGCCGGCGCCTTCGGCTGGACATTCCCCATCCACACCGGCCGCGCCATGCCCGTGCTCGGCAAGCTGGAAACCGCTCAAGCGATCCTCGGCGAAACCGGCATCCCCACTATCGGCAGGAGCCTGCCGCAGGCGGCGGCCCTTGCCGAAAGCGATGCCTTCGCAGCACTCTGCCGCTGGCTGGAGCGCAAAGGCCAGCACCGCATCCTGGCGCTTGGCCCGCTCACCAACATCGCCGCCGTGGCGCTTGCCCGGCCCGATCTTGCTGCCCGCATCAGCGAACTCGTCTGGATGGGCGGCGGCGTCACCAGCGGCAACCATACGGCCTCCGCGGAGTTCAACGCGCTCGCCGATCCCGAGGCCCTCTCGATCGTCATCGCCCATGGACTGCCGCTGCGCATGGTCGATCTCGACCTCTGCCGCAAGGTGCTGGCCAGGCCCGAAGACGCCGAGCCGGTGCGCAATGCCGGCGGCGCCAATGCCGAACTCATCGCCGATATGTTTTCGGGTTATATCCGCATCGGCACCAGCCGTGGCCGCCCGGCCATGGCAATTTACGATCCTTCCGCCGCCGTCGCCTTCGTCGCTCCGGATATTGTCAGCTTCCGCCCCGCCCGTATCGACGTCGAGCTGCAGGGCGCCTTGACCCGCGGCCGCACCGTCGTCGAGACCCGCGCCACGCATGCGACCTTCAATGCGCAATTCGCCGCCGACATCGATGCCGACATGGCGCGTGTCATCATTCTCGCTGCCCTGGTCAACGAGGCCCGCAAATGA
- a CDS encoding ABC transporter substrate-binding protein, with translation MKKALIASAALAALSPLTAAAAERTLTISVYAFAQDDFKTLVYDPFEAKCGCKLVVETGNSVERLAKMEANKANPVVDLAAVSMADALAASRAGLIDKIDTAKLADFAKLYDVAKDPNGDGMSVGYTFYATSIAYRSDKMKIDSWADLLKPEYVGHVAFPNVTTNQGPPALYMLGLALGKDTPDLKGPIEALGEKKDDIVTFYEKSSQLGQLMQQEEIWAAPIGRFSWAGFTKLDVPVAWATPKEGQTGGMNVLVLTKGSKNQDLALQFMDFWLSTEIQTKLAEKLIDSPANSEVKLSEAAANNLTYGEETAKSLKLIPSAVALDNRAGWLKTWNEKVGQ, from the coding sequence ATGAAAAAAGCTCTTATTGCCTCGGCAGCCCTCGCCGCCCTTTCCCCGCTCACCGCAGCCGCAGCAGAACGGACGCTGACGATTTCCGTCTATGCCTTTGCGCAGGACGATTTCAAGACGCTGGTCTACGATCCCTTCGAAGCCAAATGCGGCTGCAAACTCGTGGTCGAAACCGGCAACAGCGTCGAGCGTCTGGCCAAAATGGAGGCGAACAAGGCCAACCCGGTCGTCGATCTCGCCGCCGTTTCCATGGCCGATGCGCTGGCCGCCTCGCGCGCCGGCCTGATCGACAAGATCGATACCGCGAAGCTCGCCGATTTCGCCAAGCTCTACGACGTCGCCAAGGATCCGAACGGTGACGGCATGAGCGTCGGTTACACCTTCTACGCCACCTCGATTGCTTATCGCTCCGATAAGATGAAGATCGACTCCTGGGCCGATCTGCTGAAGCCGGAATATGTCGGCCACGTCGCCTTTCCAAACGTGACCACCAACCAAGGGCCGCCGGCGCTCTATATGCTGGGCCTGGCGCTCGGCAAGGACACGCCGGATCTGAAGGGGCCGATCGAAGCGCTGGGCGAGAAGAAGGACGACATCGTCACCTTCTACGAAAAGTCCTCGCAGCTGGGGCAACTGATGCAGCAGGAGGAGATCTGGGCAGCGCCGATCGGTCGTTTCTCATGGGCCGGCTTCACCAAACTCGACGTCCCGGTCGCCTGGGCGACGCCGAAGGAGGGCCAGACCGGCGGCATGAACGTGCTGGTGCTGACCAAGGGCTCGAAGAACCAGGATCTCGCTTTGCAGTTCATGGACTTCTGGCTCTCGACCGAGATCCAGACCAAACTCGCCGAAAAGCTGATCGACAGCCCGGCAAACAGCGAAGTCAAGCTTTCCGAAGCCGCCGCCAACAACCTCACCTATGGCGAGGAAACGGCCAAGAGCCTCAAGCTGATCCCATCAGCCGTCGCCCTCGACAATCGCGCCGGCTGGCTGAAGACGTGGAACGAGAAGGTCGGCCAGTAA
- a CDS encoding adenine deaminase — protein sequence MNITARQEPADLNDPALRARAVTAARGDAPFDMLITGGRLLDAVTGLTRQADIGLVGALISSVHAPASRTDAIEIIDAAGSILTPGLIDTHMHIESSMVTPAEYASAVLPRGVTTIVWDPHEFGNVHGLDGVRWAIEAARSLPLRMILLAPSCVPSAPGLELAGADFDAAVVAEMLHSSAIGGVAEVMNMRGVIDSDPRMTAIVNAGLAAGKLVCGHARGLEGADLNAFMASGITSDHELTSGADLLAKLSSGLTIELRGSHDHLLQEFVEVLNGLGHLPPTITLCTDDVFPDELQEGGGLDDVIRRLVRYGMKPEWAIRAATFNAAQRLKRSDLGLVAAGRRADIVLFEDLAEFRARLVISGGRIVARNGGMQVAVQQIDTAPLVNSVKLPPLTENDFRIPAKGARVRVATIDRPRFTQWGEAETEVRDGFVVPPAGSAMISVAHRHGKTDGIPRIGFLTGWGEWRGAFCTTVSHDSHNLTVFGGNAGDMALAANAVISAGGGMAVAKDGRIEAMLPLPLSGLVTDASLKDTALAFAGIRKAMEKIVTWKPPYLVFKACFGATLACNVGPHQTDQGIADVVTGKVLENPVLKVL from the coding sequence ATGAACATCACCGCTCGCCAAGAACCCGCCGATCTCAACGATCCCGCCTTGCGGGCCCGCGCCGTCACCGCTGCGCGCGGCGATGCCCCCTTCGACATGCTGATCACCGGCGGCCGGCTGCTCGATGCGGTGACGGGCCTGACCCGGCAAGCCGATATCGGCCTCGTCGGCGCGCTGATATCAAGCGTTCATGCCCCGGCAAGCCGCACGGATGCCATCGAGATCATCGATGCGGCGGGCAGTATCCTGACGCCCGGCCTGATCGACACGCACATGCATATCGAAAGTTCGATGGTGACACCGGCCGAATATGCGAGCGCCGTCTTGCCACGCGGCGTCACCACGATCGTGTGGGATCCGCATGAATTCGGCAATGTCCACGGGCTCGACGGCGTGCGCTGGGCGATCGAGGCGGCGCGCAGCCTGCCGCTGCGTATGATCCTTCTCGCGCCCTCCTGCGTGCCCTCCGCGCCGGGCCTGGAACTTGCCGGCGCCGATTTCGATGCTGCGGTCGTCGCCGAGATGCTGCACTCCTCCGCCATCGGCGGCGTCGCCGAAGTGATGAACATGCGCGGCGTCATCGACAGCGATCCGCGCATGACTGCTATCGTCAATGCCGGCCTTGCCGCCGGCAAGCTCGTCTGCGGCCATGCCCGCGGCCTCGAAGGCGCCGATCTCAACGCCTTCATGGCGTCGGGCATCACCTCCGACCACGAACTTACCTCCGGCGCCGATCTCCTCGCCAAGCTTTCCTCCGGCCTGACGATCGAGCTGCGCGGCTCTCACGACCATCTGCTGCAGGAGTTCGTCGAGGTACTGAACGGTCTCGGCCACCTGCCCCCGACCATCACGCTCTGCACCGACGACGTCTTTCCTGACGAACTCCAGGAAGGTGGCGGCCTCGACGACGTCATCAGGCGCCTGGTGCGCTACGGCATGAAGCCGGAATGGGCCATCCGTGCCGCGACCTTCAACGCCGCACAACGTCTGAAGCGCTCCGATCTCGGCCTCGTCGCCGCCGGCCGCCGCGCCGACATCGTGCTCTTCGAAGACCTCGCGGAGTTCCGGGCGCGGCTCGTCATATCAGGCGGCCGCATCGTTGCCCGCAACGGCGGCATGCAGGTTGCCGTCCAGCAGATCGATACGGCGCCGCTTGTCAATTCGGTGAAGCTGCCGCCGCTGACCGAGAATGATTTTCGCATTCCGGCGAAGGGCGCGCGCGTCCGCGTCGCCACCATCGACCGCCCGCGCTTCACGCAATGGGGCGAGGCCGAAACCGAGGTCAGGGATGGTTTCGTCGTGCCGCCGGCCGGCAGCGCCATGATTTCGGTCGCCCATCGCCACGGCAAGACCGACGGCATCCCGCGCATCGGTTTCCTCACCGGCTGGGGTGAATGGCGCGGCGCTTTCTGTACCACCGTTTCGCATGACAGCCACAACCTCACCGTCTTCGGCGGCAATGCCGGCGACATGGCGCTCGCCGCCAACGCCGTCATATCAGCCGGCGGCGGCATGGCGGTCGCCAAGGACGGCAGGATCGAGGCGATGCTGCCGCTGCCGCTCTCAGGCCTAGTGACCGATGCCTCGCTGAAGGACACGGCCCTGGCCTTCGCCGGCATCCGCAAGGCGATGGAAAAGATCGTCACGTGGAAGCCGCCCTATCTGGTCTTCAAGGCCTGCTTCGGCGCCACGCTCGCCTGCAATGTCGGCCCGCATCAGACCGATCAGGGGATTGCCGATGTGGTAACGGGCAAGGTGCTGGAAAACCCCGTGCTGAAGGTCTTGTAA